The proteins below come from a single Polymorphobacter fuscus genomic window:
- a CDS encoding YjbH domain-containing protein: MRLLCGVSLAGLAALPALAAPFEPYPVPALTDDFGGVGLMQTPTARFARDGQFTAGYNMVSPYDRYFVTLQAMPWLETTLRYTSVRNRLYSQVPEFSGDQTYKDRSFDIKIKILDEGRIRPALAIGARDFVGTGLFSSEYIVANKNFGPLDASFGIAWGNLGSRGHIRNPLTYISDRFEYRAPFTAGGGTFNNVYFRGPRAGFFGGIQYSMPIRGLTLKVEYDSNSYQQEALDNNQPVSSPINVGLDYRILPWLNAMASFERGNKFGLTVTATTNFHRATVPPKFDAPGAPIGPDAQPIPAVGAVPLNVRAVAPAYVDSGAQPRTSPLPTTSVIPAAGSERERLVKALDIQGTALYAASFKGDTVELFVAQTRFYNVATGVGRIARAAFSVLPSKYEYVNIVLVENGLETMAVKVPRAGLIEAVKDRRGPAVDKLLTEVEVTNAPVTLGKAEFKGPVDAAYPQFLYSIRPGLKTTLGRPEQFVLYQAYVALNGGVLLGRGFDATGQFTFNVSNNFDKLRIGSDSLLPRVRSDIAEYLRQGTTAISHLQMDYNFNIASGLYGHAFGGYLEEMYAGFGGELLYRPAVQNWALGVDLSYVQQRNFNQLFGLRDYKVLTGHVTGYVTFPKARVDAQVSVGRYLAKDFGVTFDVARTFESGVRVGAFATFTDVSAEEFGEGRFDKGIYIILPLDLLYNKHVRSAVGIAYRPLIRDGGQKLVIRQPLFGVTDPARQSNLVSGWNGITE, encoded by the coding sequence GTGCGGCTGCTGTGCGGCGTCTCGCTCGCCGGACTGGCGGCTCTGCCCGCCCTGGCAGCGCCCTTCGAACCCTATCCGGTGCCCGCCCTGACCGATGATTTCGGCGGTGTCGGGCTCATGCAGACGCCGACGGCGCGATTCGCCCGCGATGGCCAGTTCACCGCCGGCTATAATATGGTCAGCCCCTATGACCGGTATTTCGTCACCTTGCAGGCGATGCCATGGCTCGAAACGACGCTGCGCTACACCTCGGTGCGCAATCGGCTCTACTCACAGGTTCCCGAGTTCAGCGGCGACCAGACCTACAAGGATCGGTCGTTCGACATCAAGATCAAGATCCTTGATGAAGGTCGTATTCGGCCGGCCCTGGCGATCGGCGCTCGCGATTTCGTCGGTACCGGATTGTTCAGTTCGGAATATATCGTTGCCAACAAGAATTTCGGGCCGCTCGATGCTTCGTTCGGCATTGCCTGGGGCAACCTTGGCAGCCGCGGGCATATCCGCAACCCGCTTACCTATATTTCGGATCGGTTCGAATATCGCGCGCCGTTCACCGCGGGCGGCGGCACGTTCAACAATGTCTATTTTCGAGGACCCCGCGCGGGCTTCTTCGGGGGCATTCAATATTCGATGCCGATCCGGGGGCTGACCCTGAAGGTCGAATATGATTCGAACAGCTACCAGCAGGAAGCGCTTGACAACAACCAGCCGGTGTCGTCGCCGATCAATGTCGGGCTCGATTACAGGATTCTGCCCTGGCTGAATGCAATGGCCAGCTTCGAACGCGGCAACAAGTTCGGGCTTACGGTGACGGCGACCACCAACTTCCACCGTGCGACCGTGCCGCCGAAGTTCGATGCGCCCGGCGCCCCGATCGGACCCGATGCCCAGCCGATTCCTGCCGTGGGCGCGGTGCCGCTCAATGTCCGCGCCGTCGCGCCGGCTTATGTCGACAGCGGTGCGCAACCCCGCACGTCCCCGCTTCCGACGACATCGGTCATCCCGGCGGCCGGCAGCGAGCGCGAGCGGCTGGTCAAGGCGCTCGATATCCAGGGCACAGCGCTCTACGCCGCCAGCTTCAAGGGCGACACGGTTGAATTGTTCGTTGCCCAGACACGTTTCTACAACGTCGCGACCGGCGTCGGCCGCATCGCACGTGCGGCGTTTTCGGTGCTGCCGTCCAAATATGAATACGTGAACATCGTTCTTGTCGAAAACGGCCTTGAGACGATGGCGGTCAAGGTGCCGCGTGCGGGCCTGATCGAAGCGGTCAAGGACCGGCGCGGGCCAGCAGTCGACAAGCTGCTGACCGAGGTGGAGGTCACCAATGCGCCGGTGACGCTGGGGAAAGCCGAATTCAAGGGTCCGGTCGATGCCGCTTATCCGCAGTTCCTGTATTCGATCCGCCCGGGTTTGAAGACGACATTGGGGCGGCCGGAACAGTTTGTTCTGTACCAGGCCTATGTGGCGCTGAACGGCGGTGTCCTGCTGGGCCGCGGATTCGATGCAACCGGCCAGTTCACCTTCAACGTCAGCAACAATTTCGACAAGTTGCGAATCGGCTCGGACAGCTTGCTGCCGCGCGTGCGGAGCGACATCGCCGAATATCTGCGCCAGGGCACCACGGCGATTTCGCATCTGCAGATGGACTATAATTTCAACATCGCATCGGGCCTTTATGGCCATGCTTTCGGCGGCTATCTGGAGGAAATGTACGCGGGCTTCGGCGGCGAGTTGCTATACCGGCCTGCCGTCCAGAATTGGGCGCTCGGCGTGGACCTCAGCTATGTCCAGCAGCGCAATTTCAACCAGCTGTTCGGGCTTCGCGACTACAAGGTGCTGACCGGCCATGTCACCGGTTATGTGACGTTCCCCAAGGCGCGCGTCGATGCGCAGGTCAGCGTCGGGCGTTATCTGGCCAAGGACTTCGGCGTCACCTTCGATGTGGCACGGACATTCGAATCGGGGGTCCGCGTCGGTGCCTTCGCCACCTTCACCGATGTGTCGGCGGAAGAATTCGGCGAAGGCCGCTTCGACAAGGGCATCTACATCATCCTGCCGCTCGACCTGCTCTACAACAAGCATGTGCGCAGCGCCGTGGGGATCGCCTATCGCCCGTTGATCCGCGATGGCGGCCAGAAGCTCGTCATCCGCCAGCCGCTGTTCGGCGTCACCGATCCGGCGCGCCAGTCCAACCTCGTCAGTGGCTGGAACGGTATTACCGAATAG
- a CDS encoding YjbF family lipoprotein, which produces MTALGLAGCTGDIRKTSPFWSTVTNTRPQKADDDIRAYADSLPYASMLFWFDGQSRSLIVLGKEEPEDRLTWYTAEKQAVTTFGPFITRAIGTEVELRSTTFGPGWSSDVRQLAGKSLTRQTVVAHRNNEVTATLTSRFHNAGMTMIKVLGKAIEAYRIDESMIADNRVRILNSYWVDPATGAWLKTRQQVIPLMSPVNTAMLKPPTG; this is translated from the coding sequence GTGACTGCTCTCGGGCTGGCGGGGTGCACCGGCGATATCCGCAAGACATCGCCATTCTGGAGCACCGTGACGAACACCCGGCCCCAGAAGGCCGATGACGATATCCGCGCCTATGCCGATTCCCTGCCTTATGCTTCGATGCTGTTCTGGTTCGACGGGCAATCGCGGTCGCTGATCGTGTTGGGGAAGGAAGAGCCGGAAGATCGCCTGACCTGGTACACGGCCGAAAAACAGGCCGTCACCACCTTCGGTCCGTTCATCACCCGGGCAATCGGCACCGAGGTCGAACTGCGCAGCACGACCTTCGGGCCGGGCTGGTCGAGCGATGTCCGCCAATTGGCCGGCAAGTCACTGACCAGGCAGACGGTGGTCGCCCACCGCAACAACGAAGTGACCGCGACACTCACATCCCGGTTTCACAATGCCGGGATGACCATGATCAAGGTGCTCGGGAAGGCGATCGAGGCGTACCGGATCGACGAATCGATGATTGCCGACAATCGCGTCCGAATCCTCAACAGCTATTGGGTCGACCCGGCCACAGGCGCCTGGTTGAAAACACGCCAGCAGGTCATCCCGCTGATGTCGCCCGTCAATACGGCGATGCTCAAACCGCCAACGGGTTGA
- the ssb gene encoding single-stranded DNA-binding protein encodes MAGVNKVILVGRLGKDPESKSFANGGSVVKFSLATSETWRDKQSGERKEKTEWHNVVIFNEALGKIAAQYLRKGSEVYLEGSIETRKWQDQSGADRYTTEIVLPRFRGELALLGGRDSGAAGGDRAGDRGGYGGDDYGAQATGSSFGGGNKRPASFDDDLNDDVPF; translated from the coding sequence ATGGCGGGCGTGAACAAGGTTATTCTGGTTGGCCGATTGGGCAAGGATCCCGAATCGAAGAGCTTTGCCAATGGCGGGTCGGTGGTGAAGTTTTCGCTGGCGACGTCGGAAACCTGGCGGGACAAGCAGTCAGGGGAGCGCAAGGAAAAAACCGAGTGGCATAATGTGGTCATTTTCAACGAAGCGCTGGGCAAGATCGCCGCGCAATATTTGCGCAAAGGCAGCGAAGTCTATCTCGAAGGTTCGATCGAGACGCGCAAGTGGCAGGACCAGAGTGGCGCGGATCGCTACACGACCGAAATCGTGCTGCCGCGCTTTCGCGGTGAACTGGCGCTGCTCGGCGGGCGCGACAGTGGCGCGGCAGGCGGTGACCGTGCCGGCGACCGCGGCGGTTACGGTGGTGACGACTATGGCGCGCAAGCCACAGGCAGCAGCTTTGGCGGCGGCAACAAGCGGCCAGCATCGTTCGATGACGATCTGAACGACGACGTGCCATTCTAA